Proteins encoded within one genomic window of Pongo pygmaeus isolate AG05252 chromosome 18, NHGRI_mPonPyg2-v2.0_pri, whole genome shotgun sequence:
- the DDX19A gene encoding ATP-dependent RNA helicase DDX19A isoform X1 has product MATDSWALAVDEQEAAVKSMTNLQIKEEKVKADTNGIIKTSTTAEKTDEEEKEDRAAQSLLNKLIRSNLVDNTNQVEVLQRDPNSPLYSVKSFEELRLKPQLLQGVYAMGFNRPSKIQENALPMMLAEPPQNLIAQSQSGTGKTAAFVLAMLSRVEPSDRYPQCLCLSPTYELALQTGKVIEQMGKFYPELKLAYAVRGNKLERGQKISEQIVIGTPGTVLDWCSKLKFIDPKKIKVFVLDEADVMIATQGHQDQSIRIQRMLPRNCQMLLFSATFEDSVWKFAQKVVPDPNVIKLKREEETLDTIKQYYVLCSSRDEKFQALCNLYGAITIAQAMIFCHTRKTASWLAAELSKEGHQVALLSGEMMVEQRAAVIERFREGKEKVLVTTNVCARGIDVEQVSVVINFDLPVDKDGNPDNETYLHRIGRTGRFGKRGLAVNMVDSKHSMNILNRIQEHFNKKIERLDTDDLDEIEKIAN; this is encoded by the exons ATGGCCACCGACTCGTGGGCCCTGGCGGTGGACGAGCAGGAAGCGGCTGTCAAGTCG ATGACCAATTTGCAGATCAAGGAAGAGAAAGTCAAAGCAGATACCAATG GTATTATCAAAACCAGTACCACTGCCGAGAAAACAGATGAAGAGGAGAAAG AGGACAGAGCTGCCCAGTCCTTACTCAACAAGCTGATCAGAAGCAACCTTGTCGATAACACAAACCAAGTGGAAGTCCTGCAGCGGGATCCAAACTCCCCTCTGTACTCGGTGAAGTCGTTTGAAGAGCTTCGGCT GAAACCACAGCTTCTCCAGGGAGTCTATGCCATGGGCTTCAATCGACCCTCCAAGATACAAGAGAACGCATTACCCATGATGCTTGCTGAACC TCCACAGAACCTGATTGCCCAGTCTCAGTCTGGCACTGGTAAAACAGCTGCCTTTGTCTTAGCCATGCTCAGCCGAGTGGAGCCATCAGACAGATACCCCCAG TGTCTGTGCCTCTCCCCAACATATGAGCTGGCGCTTCAAACAGGAAAAGTGATTGAGCAGATGGGCAAATTTTACCCAGAACTGAAGCTTGCCTATGCCGTTCGAGGCAATAAAT TGGAAAGAGGCCAGAAGATCAGTGAGCAGATTGTCATTGGCACCCCTGGGACCGTGCTGGACTGGTGCTCCAAGCTCAAGTTCATTGATCCCAAGAAAATCAAGGTGTTTGTTCTGGATGAGGCTGACGTCATGATAGCCACTCAGGGCCACCAGGATCAGAGCATCCGCATCCAGAG GATGCTGCCCAGGAACTGCCAGATGCTGCTTTTCTCCGCCACCTTTGAAGACTCTGTGTGGAAGTTTGCCCAGAAAGTGGTCCCAGACCCAAACGTTATCAAACTGAAGCGTGAGGAAGAGACCCTGGACACCATCAAGCAGTACTATGTCCTGTGCAGCAGCAGAGACGAGAAGTTCCAGGCCTTGTGTAACCTCTACGGGGCCATCACCATTGCTCAAGCCATGATCTTCTGCCAT actCGCAAAACAGCTAGTTGGCTGGCAGCAGAGCTCTCAAAAGAAGGCCACCAGGTGGCTCTGCTGAGTGGGGAGATGATGGTGGAGCAGAGGGCTGCGGTGATTGAGCGCTTCCGAGAGGGCAAAGAGAAGGTTTTGGTGACCACCAACGTGTGTGCCCGCG GCATCGATGTTGAACAAGTGTCTGTCGTCATCAACTTTGATCTTCCTGTGGACAAGGACGGGAACCCTGACAACGAGACCTACCTGCACCGGATCGGGCGCACGGGCCGCTTTGGCAAGAGGGGCCTGGCAGTGAACATGGTGGACAGCAAGCACAGCATGAACATCCTGAACAGAATCCAGGAGCATTTTA ATAAGAAGATAGAAAGATTGGACACAGATGATTTGGATGAGATTGAGAAAATAGCCAACTGA
- the DDX19A gene encoding ATP-dependent RNA helicase DDX19A isoform X2, with the protein MSGTFLIRKPQLLQGVYAMGFNRPSKIQENALPMMLAEPPQNLIAQSQSGTGKTAAFVLAMLSRVEPSDRYPQCLCLSPTYELALQTGKVIEQMGKFYPELKLAYAVRGNKLERGQKISEQIVIGTPGTVLDWCSKLKFIDPKKIKVFVLDEADVMIATQGHQDQSIRIQRMLPRNCQMLLFSATFEDSVWKFAQKVVPDPNVIKLKREEETLDTIKQYYVLCSSRDEKFQALCNLYGAITIAQAMIFCHTRKTASWLAAELSKEGHQVALLSGEMMVEQRAAVIERFREGKEKVLVTTNVCARGIDVEQVSVVINFDLPVDKDGNPDNETYLHRIGRTGRFGKRGLAVNMVDSKHSMNILNRIQEHFNKKIERLDTDDLDEIEKIAN; encoded by the exons ATGTCAGGAACATTTCTGATTAG GAAACCACAGCTTCTCCAGGGAGTCTATGCCATGGGCTTCAATCGACCCTCCAAGATACAAGAGAACGCATTACCCATGATGCTTGCTGAACC TCCACAGAACCTGATTGCCCAGTCTCAGTCTGGCACTGGTAAAACAGCTGCCTTTGTCTTAGCCATGCTCAGCCGAGTGGAGCCATCAGACAGATACCCCCAG TGTCTGTGCCTCTCCCCAACATATGAGCTGGCGCTTCAAACAGGAAAAGTGATTGAGCAGATGGGCAAATTTTACCCAGAACTGAAGCTTGCCTATGCCGTTCGAGGCAATAAAT TGGAAAGAGGCCAGAAGATCAGTGAGCAGATTGTCATTGGCACCCCTGGGACCGTGCTGGACTGGTGCTCCAAGCTCAAGTTCATTGATCCCAAGAAAATCAAGGTGTTTGTTCTGGATGAGGCTGACGTCATGATAGCCACTCAGGGCCACCAGGATCAGAGCATCCGCATCCAGAG GATGCTGCCCAGGAACTGCCAGATGCTGCTTTTCTCCGCCACCTTTGAAGACTCTGTGTGGAAGTTTGCCCAGAAAGTGGTCCCAGACCCAAACGTTATCAAACTGAAGCGTGAGGAAGAGACCCTGGACACCATCAAGCAGTACTATGTCCTGTGCAGCAGCAGAGACGAGAAGTTCCAGGCCTTGTGTAACCTCTACGGGGCCATCACCATTGCTCAAGCCATGATCTTCTGCCAT actCGCAAAACAGCTAGTTGGCTGGCAGCAGAGCTCTCAAAAGAAGGCCACCAGGTGGCTCTGCTGAGTGGGGAGATGATGGTGGAGCAGAGGGCTGCGGTGATTGAGCGCTTCCGAGAGGGCAAAGAGAAGGTTTTGGTGACCACCAACGTGTGTGCCCGCG GCATCGATGTTGAACAAGTGTCTGTCGTCATCAACTTTGATCTTCCTGTGGACAAGGACGGGAACCCTGACAACGAGACCTACCTGCACCGGATCGGGCGCACGGGCCGCTTTGGCAAGAGGGGCCTGGCAGTGAACATGGTGGACAGCAAGCACAGCATGAACATCCTGAACAGAATCCAGGAGCATTTTA ATAAGAAGATAGAAAGATTGGACACAGATGATTTGGATGAGATTGAGAAAATAGCCAACTGA